Proteins from a single region of Bacteroidota bacterium:
- a CDS encoding segregation/condensation protein A: MEVDTNVNTEAAKEQENAVRNHEYWAKLPEFEGPLDILLHFIKADELDIYNIPISKITRDFLGYVNYMQSLDIEFAGEFLLMASELMKIKAKMLIPVLNEDGELVDEEDPRLTLIRKLLEYKRFKDATEELAMLEMEARKKFSRNYFDSDVRITETDVDVLNDPSLKNINIFNLIKAYKIVLSGLTKERTVHPIEVLDVSQEGQQEYVMNLLEEKGEVDFMEIIIALNDRLKLIFTFLALLQLGLDGLIEITVDPQNLTSFKLKKRLIPLEEL, translated from the coding sequence ATGGAAGTCGATACAAACGTAAATACTGAAGCTGCAAAAGAACAGGAAAATGCAGTAAGAAACCACGAATATTGGGCAAAGCTGCCTGAGTTCGAGGGTCCTCTGGATATCCTGCTTCACTTTATCAAAGCCGATGAGCTTGATATATATAATATCCCTATTTCAAAAATCACACGTGATTTTCTGGGATATGTAAATTATATGCAGTCGCTTGATATTGAATTTGCCGGCGAGTTTTTGCTGATGGCTTCCGAGCTGATGAAAATTAAGGCGAAGATGTTAATTCCTGTCTTAAACGAAGACGGTGAATTGGTAGATGAAGAAGATCCGAGACTGACACTCATAAGAAAACTTCTTGAGTACAAAAGATTTAAAGATGCAACTGAAGAGCTTGCAATGCTTGAAATGGAAGCTCGCAAGAAATTCTCAAGAAATTATTTTGATAGCGATGTGAGAATAACTGAAACAGATGTGGATGTTTTGAACGACCCTTCACTGAAGAACATAAATATTTTCAATCTTATAAAAGCATATAAGATTGTACTTAGCGGCTTGACTAAGGAACGCACTGTGCACCCGATTGAAGTCCTTGATGTATCACAGGAAGGACAGCAGGAATACGTGATGAATTTACTGGAAGAAAAAGGTGAAGTTGATTTTATGGAAATAATAATTGCGCTTAACGACAGATTAAAATTAATATTTACTTTTTTAGCATTACTTCAACTTGGTTTAGACGGATTAATTGAAATAACAGTTGACCCCCAAAATCTTACCAGCTTTAAGCTGAAAAAGAGATTAATTCCACTCGAAGAATTATAA